The Tamandua tetradactyla isolate mTamTet1 chromosome 13, mTamTet1.pri, whole genome shotgun sequence genome segment TTCAACAGGAACTATTTCCAtattgatagacatttaggtTCGTCCCATATTTCACCAATCAGTGAACATCCTCACAAGTGAGAATCTCTCAGAATAGAGGCATTCAGAATATTTCTGTTAAATGActaatttcttttaatgtctcCTCTTgatcagaataaaatatttctgaatgatTTACCACACTAACTACGTTTGACATGTCTttgttatgaatttttttatgttgtttaaaGGCTGAACAGTGGGAAAAAgccttcccacattcattacattcataaggtttttctccagtatggaTTCTTTCGTGTTCAACAAGGCCGGAGCTGTgcctgaaggctttcccacatttctGACAAggatagggtttttctccagtatgaattctctgatgtccTATAAGGGTTGAGCTTGTTGTAAAGGTTTTCCCACAGTCGTTACACTGATAGGGTTTACTTCCATTATGAGTTTTCTGATGCCCAGCAAAAGATGAGCTATACATAAAAGATTTTCCACATTTGTTACAGTGATAGGGCTTCTCTCCTGTATGAAGTCTTAGGTGAGTAAGAAGCGTTGAGCTCCTCCTAAAgacttttccacattcattacaccaatatggtttctctccagtatggatTTTCTGGTGATCCCATACACCTGTATTATCCCTGAAAGTTTTTCCGCATTCCTTACATTTGAAGGGTTTCTCCCCACTATGTATTCTCTCATGACGAGTAAGAGACACATTCTGAGCGAAGGCTTTCCCACAATCATTGCACTTGTAGGGTTTCTgaccagtgtgaattctctgatgaCTTAACAGGATTGAGTTCTTTCTGAAAGTTTTTCCACAATCATTGCATTTATGGACTTTCTCTCTAGAATGCATTATTTGATGATTAATAAATGTCGAATGCTTCTTGAGAAATTTCCCACATACAAAACATCTATA includes the following:
- the ZNF485 gene encoding zinc finger protein 485 isoform X2 — its product is MSTLRHNTSEGSFLEEGPKIVMMERYLNWEGRSATDKKPYKCSDCGKGFKYNSSFINHQRNHTGEKPHKCEECGIAFVSSSSLLNHQRIHIGKQSYRCFVCGKFLKKHSTFINHQIMHSREKVHKCNDCGKTFRKNSILLSHQRIHTGQKPYKCNDCGKAFAQNVSLTRHERIHSGEKPFKCKECGKTFRDNTGVWDHQKIHTGEKPYWCNECGKVFRRSSTLLTHLRLHTGEKPYHCNKCGKSFMYSSSFAGHQKTHNGSKPYQCNDCGKTFTTSSTLIGHQRIHTGEKPYPCQKCGKAFRHSSGLVEHERIHTGEKPYECNECGKAFSHCSAFKQHKKIHNKDMSNVVSVVNHSEIFYSDQEETLKEISHLTEIF
- the ZNF485 gene encoding zinc finger protein 485 isoform X1 translates to MASTLSRTQTQGLLMFADVAVDFTEIEWRHLDAAQRALYRDVMLETYEHLAFTGLLSSKPKLITQLEQGLEPWMELQEVPSATCAVQEYWFETTMSTLRHNTSEGSFLEEGPKIVMMERYLNWEGRSATDKKPYKCSDCGKGFKYNSSFINHQRNHTGEKPHKCEECGIAFVSSSSLLNHQRIHIGKQSYRCFVCGKFLKKHSTFINHQIMHSREKVHKCNDCGKTFRKNSILLSHQRIHTGQKPYKCNDCGKAFAQNVSLTRHERIHSGEKPFKCKECGKTFRDNTGVWDHQKIHTGEKPYWCNECGKVFRRSSTLLTHLRLHTGEKPYHCNKCGKSFMYSSSFAGHQKTHNGSKPYQCNDCGKTFTTSSTLIGHQRIHTGEKPYPCQKCGKAFRHSSGLVEHERIHTGEKPYECNECGKAFSHCSAFKQHKKIHNKDMSNVVSVVNHSEIFYSDQEETLKEISHLTEIF